In a single window of the Drosophila albomicans strain 15112-1751.03 chromosome 3, ASM965048v2, whole genome shotgun sequence genome:
- the LOC117571616 gene encoding sulfide:quinone oxidoreductase, mitochondrial: MNCYSRLAPTIRWSRLQHHTQQSILNERYPVRQISSTQVHFDRHDCKVLVVGGGSGGCALAAKLSNRLGKGQVIVLEPAERHYYQPMFTLIGGGMKRLEHCHKPMADVLPKKAKWMREAACEFDPDNNTVKTSGGNTIKYDMLLIATGLQLNYEKIPGLEKALSVPDGNVCSIYSPLYVEHVFDCLRKISGGNAIFTFPHCPIKCAGAPQKIAYIADHYFRKVGKRDDISITYNTALPVLFGVKHYADALWPIMKKRNITVNTCRNLIEVKHEQDIAVFEDVNKPGELYEEKYSMLHAVPPMSPPDELTRCKQLVNDDGYVDVDKFTLQHIKYKNVFAIGDSSSTPNSKTAAAAAAQSPVVFDNMMAVIEGKPLTGSYDGYASCPLVTGYHTCMLAEFDYNLTPLETFPVAQNKERYSMFIMKKDFMPLLYWKLMLPGYWNGPALMRNMLSVFKSKKHK, from the exons CTGTAAGGTGCTGGTGGTGGGCGGTGGTAGCGGTGGTTGTGCCTTGGCCGCCAAGCTATCAAATCGCCTGGGCAAAGGGCAAGTGATCGTTCTGGAACCAGCCGAA AGACACTATTACCAGCCGATGTTCACATTGATTGGCGGTGGAATGAAGCGCTTGGAGCATTGCCATAAGCCAATGGCCGATGTATTGCCCAAAAAGGCAAAATGGATGCGTGAGGCTGCCTGCGAATTTGATCCCGATAACAATACGGTCAAAACATCCGGTGGCAATACCATCAAATATGATATGTTGTTAATTGCCACCGGACTCCAACTGAACTACGAAAAG ATACCCGGCTTGGAGAAGGCTCTATCTGTGCCCGATGGCAACGTCTGCTCAATTTACTCGCCGTTGTACGTGGAGCATGTCTTCGATTGCTTGCGTAAGATCAGCGGTGGCAATGCGATCTTCACTTTCCCCCATTGCCCTATCAAGTGCGCGGGCGCACCTCAAAAGATCGCCTATATAGCAGACCACTATTTCCGAAAG GTTGGTAAACGGGATGACATCAGCATCACCTATAATACAGCTTTGCCAGTGCTTTTCGGTGTGAAGCACTATGCGGATGCGCTGTGGCCGATAATGAAGAAACGCAACATAACGGTAAACACTTGTCGTAACTTAATTGAGGTTAAACACGAACAGGACATTGCTGTCTTTGAGGACGTTAACAAACCCGGTGAATTATACGAGGAGAAG TACTCAATGTTGCATGCTGTGCCACCAATGAGTCCACCAGATGAATTGACGCGTTGCAAGCAGCTGGTGAATGACGATGGCTATGTGGATGTGGACAAGTTTACGCTGCAACACATCAAATACAAGAATGTGTTCGCCATTGGAGACAGCTCTTCGACACCTAAttcaaaaacagcagcagctgcag CCGCACAGTCACCGGTTGTTTTCGACAATATGATGGCCGTAATTGAGGGAAAACCCCTAACTGGTTCCTACGATGGCTACGCATCGTGTCCACTGGTCACCGGCTATCACACCTGCATGCTGGCTGAGTTTGATTATAATCTGACACCGCTGGAAACATTCCCGGTGGCCCAAAACAAGGAGCGATATTCAATGTTTATCATGAAAAAAGACTTTATGCCGTTGCTCTACTGGAAACTCATGTTGCCCGGCTATTGGAATGGCCCAGCTCTCATGCGTAATATGTTGTCTGTgttcaaaagcaaaaaacataaGTAA
- the LOC117571612 gene encoding kinesin-like protein KIF23: protein MKAAMARTPMRPPKTPRAAPMPSAQAPPMTEGKRRDLSGGKQQPQQQDPVNVFCRVRPLPSDGDLTCMRVKNSTTIAVNPQDQHKLLQNGAQREMQYIFKHVFQPDATQQDVFASVAQPLVENLVRGRNSLLFTYGVTGSGKTYTMTGNSRHRGVMPRCLDLLFRTISDYQAKKFVFKPDKLNGFEILSEEDALLERQQEMNQRFAGTGRFAFRRKESDPEIASQASVEPTPLSVLDEDNMYSVFITYVEMYNNSVYDLLEDSGIQKSLQCKIIREDANHQMFVHGVTEVEVKTVDEALEVFQMGQKRKRMGNTVLNAESSRSHSVFNIRLVQAPTDCQGEHVVQDKQNITVSQLSLVDLAGSERSSRTKNTGVRLREAGNINNSLMTLRTCLEYLRENQQQLGPNPVAKKIPYRDSKITHMFKNYFDGEGQVSMIVCINPRIEDYDENMQVMKFAEMTQEVQIARATPIKPDLGLTPGRRKANKLFKIAVNNLNELGIPEAKQLEMDVGLVYSLGADFPHYQMDSPETESKIQELMEYLEQRIDKRRKLRANMDLKCDNFRQLLMNLDRDNLQLRTELASLKAVYKQERDRSAALENRVRIHESSIDVLNNTVSKRERQIQELTHKLNEQEQLLSQKEQEKEKQKKKFNSKLAVESDKNKREFDQKLREQRVKMQERMRIKDEKLRLVSNILQSEDVPSLPRSQSSEDLLNDKNRDRDHDRGAFTARTESSVPPTTRTDIYCTPRHGLAAANNRHRRSRSAGDKWLEHRAANPVPLGTIMQPYLKNRKSVTKLTDMKQLTDHGATKYCLVSQEADTDGDVETKLYKGNVIPTCGGGAQVVFEDVECLRQKSPVHSPTRKRPSNSNLSASAFGGPLPSTGLTSVQDVASRCNLGIEGHSSKKSKI, encoded by the exons ATGAAAGCCGCCAT GGCCCGAACGCCGATGCGTCCCCCGAAAACGCCGCGCGCAGCTCCGATGCCGTCTGCGCAGGCGCCACCGATGACCGAAGGGAAGCGACGGGACTTATCGGGAGGCAaacaacagccgcagcagcaggaCCCTGTGAATGTTTTTTGCCGCGTTAGGCCGCTGCCATCCGATGGCGATCTAACTTGTATGCGCGTGAAGAATTCCACAACAATTGCGGTCAACCCGCAGGATCAGCACAAGCTTCTGCAGAATGGCGCTCAGCGGGAAATGCAATACATATTCAAGCACGTCTTTCAGCCCGATGCCACGCAACAGGATGTCTTTGCATCCGTTGCCCAACCGCTGGTCGAGAATCTGGTGCGTGGTCGCAATAGTTTGCTCTTCACATACGGCGTCACAGGCAGTGGTAAGACGTACACGATGACAGGGAATTCGCGACATCGTGGTGTTATGCCTCGCTGCCTTGATCTCCTTTTTCGCACCATCTCCGATTATCAGGCCAAGAAGTTTGTCTTCAAACCGGATAAATTGAATGGCTTTGAGATCCTGTCGGAGGAGGATGCACTGCTCGAGCGGCAGCAGGAGATGAATCAACGCTTTGCAGGGACCGGACGTTTTGCATTTCGACGCAAGGAATCAGATCCCGAGATCGCATCACAAGCCTCCGTGGAGCCAACTCCGCTTTCAGTGCTGGATGAGGACAACATGTATTCGGTGTTTATAACTTACGTAGAGATGTACAACAATAGCGTCTACGATCTCCTCGAGGATTCGGGCATACAGAA ATCGTTGCAGTGCAAGATCATACGCGAAGACGCCAATCATCAGATGTTCGTGCACGGCGTCACTGAGGTGGAGGTGAAGACAGTCGACGAGGCGCTCGAGGTCTTCCAGATGGGTCAGAAGCGCAAGCGCATGGGCAACACGGTGCTCAATGCGGAATCCAGTCGCAGTCATTCCGTGTTCAACATACGTCTCGTCCAGGCGCCCACCGATTGCCAGGGCGAGCACGTTGTCCAGGACAAACAGAACATTACGGTCAGCCAGCTGTCGCTGGTGGATTTGGCGGGCAGCGAGCGATCGTCCCGTACCAAGAACACCGGCGTGCGGTTGCGCGAGGctggcaacatcaacaattcGCTGATGACATTGCGCACGTGCCTCGAGTATCTGCGTGAGAATCAACAACAGTTGGGCCCCAATCCGGTGGCCAAGAAGATTCCTTATCGCGACTCAAAGATCACGCACATGTTCAAGAACTATTTCGACGGCGAGGGACAGGTGTCGATGATTGTGTGCATCAATCCACGCATCGAGGATTATGACGAGAACATG CAAGTGATGAAGTTTGCCGAGATGACGCAAGAAGTGCAAATAGCGCGTGCCACACCCATTAAACCAGACTTGGGTCTGACGCCCGGACGTCGCAAGGCCAACAAATTGTTCAAGATTGCGGTGAACAATCTCAATGAGCTTGGCATACCTGAGGCAAAACAGCTTGAGATGGATGTGGGGCTGGTGTACAGTTTGGGTGCTGATTTCCCCCACTACCAGATGGATAGTCCCGAGACGGAGAGCAAGATACAGGAACTAATGGAGTACCTGGAGCAGCGCATCGATAAGCGACGCAAACTTCGCGCCAATATGGACTTAAAAT GCGACAATTTCCGACAGCTGTTGATGAACTTGGATCGTGACAATTTGCAACTGCGCACGGAGCTGGCTTCGCTGAAAGCCGTCTACAAACAGGAGCGCGATCGTAGCGCTGCTCTGGAGAACAGAGTGCGCATCCACGAGAGCTCCATCGATGTGCTCAACAATACGGTGAGCAAACGCGAGCGACAGATACAGGAGCTGACGCATAAGCTCAATGAACAGGAGCAACTGCTCTCGCAAAAGGAACAGGAGAAggagaaacaaaagaaaaagttcaACTCCAAGCTGGCCGTTGAGTCTGACAAGAATAAGCGAGAGTTTGATCAGAAGCTGCGCGAGCAACGGGTCAAAATGCAGGAACGCATGCGCATCAAGGACGAGAAACTGCGACTGGTGTCCAACATACTGCAGTCGGAGGATGTGCCCAGTTTGCCGCGTTCCCAGAGCTCCGAGGATTTGCTAAATGACAAGAACCGCGATCGCGATCACGATCGTGGGGCGTTCACAGCGCGCACAGAATCCTCGGTGCCGCCAACGACACGGACCGATATCTATTGCACACCTCGCCAC GGTTTAGCTGCCGCCAACAATCGCCATCGACGCTCGCGCTCTGCTGGCGACAAGTGGCTGGAGCATCGTGCCGCCAATCCGGTGCCATTGGGCACCATCATGCAGCCGTATCTAAAGAATCGCAAGTCGGTTACCAAGCTAACCGACATGAAGCAACTGACTGACCATGGTGCCACCAAATACTGCCTCGTCTCCCAGGAGGCGGACACCGATGGCGATGTGGAGACAAAACTGTACAAGGGCAATGTGATTCCCACCTGTGGCGGCGGTGCCCAGGTTGTTTTTGAGGATGTCGAGTGCTTGCGTCAGAAATCGCCAGTTCATTCGCCCACCCGGAAACGgccaagcaacagcaatctgTCAGCGTCCGCCTTTGGTGGCCCATTGCCCAGCACTGGACTCACGTCCGTCCAAGATGTCGCCTCGCGTTGTAATCTCGGCATCGAGGGACACAGCAGCAAGAAGTCCAAGATCTAA